In Nicotiana tabacum cultivar K326 chromosome 17, ASM71507v2, whole genome shotgun sequence, one DNA window encodes the following:
- the LOC107779043 gene encoding uncharacterized protein LOC107779043, with protein MAPTKNKKQSNNAAESSYKSVVTEKKTPKALKAKRKLVKKFSHLNSEQSNNAVESSSKSVAAEEKTPKALNAERKLVKKFSHLNSEQSNNAAESSSKSVVAEEKTPKALKATRKLVKKFSHLDSAQTEEAEISPQVQARKKDKKAKYGNEGNHAGGKDVKAKRKLVKKFSHLNSAQTKEAEIRPQVQARNKDQKAKDGNEGNHVGGKDANGSQNKNPGNKEMENISGRCGEVNKDEKIKSSLGLNGGSEEVNNKDAKTLNSLGGMIFMCNAKTKADCFRYRVMGVQASKQDVVMGVKPGLKIFLFDFDLKLMYGVYEASSAGGMRLEPAAFGGGFPAQVPFKIHKGCIPLPEKVFKNAIKDNYDERTHKFKTELTVMQVEKLMELFRPTPLLDPALIPVVQDPVAQPVNQSGAAPPLYGAHYNSSKPARNFSPHDHQRQQFADHFVMPREVSHHPNFLTEKDYRSYGLQQAKHLQPSTSAVHVNHKLDHYGLQPAKHLQPSTSAIHVNPKSDHYGSEQGMPQLLRDPASVRSDAAFARSGHVYADPVFPSEREYRGYGLKSFHGQPVTVAPAVASSNTAAAAVDHSLLKNVNPYDESTTSLVNRYLSMPRATIAPGGLPLTGRQSFASASNYVGDTRGHPGRLLAENERSYPPNAPHVLSNHGHMYQHPRYEPGKSSSVLSQYPFAGPSASRR; from the exons ATGGCTCCAACGAAAAACAAGAAGCAGAGCAATAATGCTGCTGAATCTAGTTATAAAAGTGTAGTTACTGAAAAGAAAACTCCCAAGGCACTGAAGGCTAAACGTAAACTTGTGAAAAAGTTCTCTCACTTAAACTCTGAGCAGAGCAATAATGCTGTTGAATCTAGTTCTAAAAGTGTAGCTGCTGAAGAGAAAACTCCCAAGGCACTGAATGCTGAACGTAAACTTGTGAAAAAGTTCTCTCACTTAAACTCTGAGCAGAGCAATAATGCTGCTGAATCTAGTTCTAAAAGTGTAGTTGCTGAAGAGAAAACACCCAAGGCACTGAAGGCTACACGTAAACTTGTGAAAAAGTTCTCTCACTTAGACTCTGCACAAACTGAAGAAGCTGAGATCAGTCCGCAAGTGCAAGccagaaagaaagacaagaaggcAAAATATGGCAATGAAGGAAATCATGCCGGTGGAAAAGATGTGAAGGCTAAACGTAAACTTGTAAAAAAGTTCTCCCACTTAAACTCTGCACAAACCAAAGAAGCTGAGATCAGGCCACAAGTGCAAGCCAGAAACAAAGACCAGAAGGCAAAAGATGGCAACGAAGGAAATCATGTTGGTGGAAAAGATGCTAATGGGTCTCAGAATAAGAATCCGGGGAACAAAGAAATGGAAAATATAAGTGGAAGATGTGGAGAGGTGAATAAGGATGAAAAAATTAAGAGCAGCCTTGGTTTAAATGGAGGAAGCGAAGAGGTGAACAATAAGGATGCAAAAACATTAAATAGTCTTGGTGGAATGATTTTCATGTGCAATGCAAAAACCAAAGCAGATTGTTTCAGATATCGTGTGATGGGTGTTCAAGCAAGCAAGCAAGACGTTGTGATGGGAGTCAAACCTGGTCTTAAGATTTTTCTCTTTGATTTTGATCTTAAGCTCATGTATGGTGTTTATGAGGCATCTTCTGCTGGTGGAATGAGACTTGAACCAGCAGCATTCGGTGGGGGCTTCCCTGCTCAG GTTCCTTTTAAGATTCACAAGGGCTGCATTCCATTACCAGAGAAGGTGTTCAAGAACGCAATTAAAGACAATTATGATGAAAGGACACACAAGTTTAAGACTGAGCTGACAGTTATGCAG GTAGAGAAGTTGATGGAGCTGTTTAGACCTACACCATTGCTGGATCCAGCTCTCATACCTGTAGTCCAGGATCCTGTGGCTCAGCCAGTTAATCAGAGCGGAGCAGCACCACCTTTATATGGAGCGCATTACAACAGTAGTAAACCTGCGCGGAATTTCTCACCGCATGATCATCAAAGACAGCAGTTTGCAGACCACTTTGTCATGCCTAGAGAGGTTTCCCATCATCCTAATTTTCTTACTGAGAAAGATTACAGAAGCTATGGTCTTCAACAGGCAAAACATTTGCAGCCTTCCACTTCTGCAGTACATGTTAACCATAAATTGGATCACTATGGTCTTCAACCGGCAAAACATCTGCAACCCTCTACTTCCGCAATACATGTTAATCCTAAATCGGATCATTATGGATCTGAACAAGGAATGCCGCAGCTCCTGAGGGACCCTGCTAGTGTAAGAAGTGATGCAGCTTTTGCGCGGAGTGGACATGTCTATGCTGATCCTGTCTTTCCAAGTGAAAGGGAATACCGTGGTTACGGCCTCAAGAGTTTCCATGGGCAACCTGTTACTGTTGCCCCTGCTGTAGCAAGTAGTAATACAGCGGCCGCAGCTGTCGATCATAGTTTACTAAAAAATGTCAATCCTTACGATGAGAGTACCACCTCACTTGTTAACCGGTATCTTTCTATGCCAAGGGCAACGATAGCACCTGGAGGGTTGCCGTTGACAGGCCGACAGTCGTTTGCTAGTGCTTCCAACTATGTGGGTGACACCAGAGGCCATCCAGGAAGGTTGCTTGCTGAAAATGAAAGATCTTATCCACCAAATGCTCCTCATGTGCTATCAAATCACGGCCATATGTATCAGCATCCTAGATATGAACCTGGAAAATCATCGTCAGTCTTATCTCAGTATCCTTTTGCTGGCCCTTCTGCATCACGCCGCTGA
- the LOC107779042 gene encoding U1 small nuclear ribonucleoprotein C, with translation MPRYYCDYCDTYLTHDSPSVRKQHNAGYKHKGNVRTYYQQFEAQLNQSLIDQKVKEHLGAFRPVGLPFPQLRPGLPVLPTPQMPMGGNPQMPGGSQWVPGMRPPVLPRPMPGVPGYAPPPMPQMLAPPGAPMPGQVNNMQRPGAPPGAIPGSVGMPASTGGPPMFAPPVYQGSTTVPANGGGDSSSINAQALDSNQ, from the exons CCTTCTGTGAGAAAGCAGCATAATGCAGGCTACAAACAcaag GGAAATGTTCGAACTTACTATCAACAATTTGAGGCACAATTGAACCAGAGTTTAATTGACCAAAAAGTCAAGGAGCATCTAGGTGCCTTTAGACCAGTTGGCCTCCCTTTTCCCCAGCTAAGGCCCGGTCTTCCTGTTCTTCCGACTCCTCAGATGCCCATGGGAGGTAATCCTCAAATGCCAGGCGGTTCCCAATGGGTTCCTGGTATGCGGCCTCCTGTGCTTCCAAGGCCCATGCCTGGTGTTCCAG GTTATGCACCTCCACCGATGCCTCAGATGTTGGCACCTCCCGGTGCTCCTATGCCTGGTCAAGTCAATAATATGCAACGGCCTGGCGCACCACCAGGTGCAATTCCAGGAAGTGTGGGAATGCCTGCTTCTACTGGTGGCCCTCCAATGTTTGCACCTCCTGTGTATCAAGGAAGTACCACTGTGCCAGCGAACGGAGGAGGTGATAGTTCCAGTATCAATGCCCAAGCTTTAGACTCTAATCAATAG